In Dasypus novemcinctus isolate mDasNov1 chromosome 10, mDasNov1.1.hap2, whole genome shotgun sequence, one DNA window encodes the following:
- the LOC101436766 gene encoding olfactory receptor 56A4-like: MVLSSNNTGTQVTEFLMICFPGMQDTQHWLSIPLAPLLVLALGANFVLLLTIQQEASLHEPMYYLLAILSMLDVILCLTVIPKVLLIFWFNMKPISFAGCFLQMFIMNTFLPMESSTFLVMAYDRYVAICHPLRYPSIVTEQFVINATIFIVIRNLLATLPTPVLAARLNYCASNVVENCICANISVARLSCEDVHLNKLYQFVSVWCLLGSDLVLILLSYCFILRAVMRLQSGGAATKALSTCGSHLILILFFYTLLLVFIFTNKAGKKVPSEVPILLNVLHHLIPPALNPIVYGVRTQEIKQGIIKLLMYQH; the protein is encoded by the exons ATGGTATTATCCTCAAACAACACTGGGACCCAGGTGACCGAATTCTTGATGATCTGCTTTCCAGGGATGCAGGACACACAGCACTGGCTGTCTATACCCCTGGCTCCTCTCCTAGTTTTGGCCCTTGGGGCTAACTTTGTATTATTACTCACCATCCAACAAGAGGCATCTCTGCATGAGCCCATGTACTACCTGCTTGCCATTCTTTCTATGCTGGATGTTATCCTCTGCCTGACAGTCATCCCTAAG GTCCTGCTCATCTTCTGGTTCAACATGAAGCCCATCAGCTTTGCGGGTTGCTTCCTGCAGATGTTCATCATGAATACCTTCCTTCCCATGGAGTCCTCCACCTTCCTggtcatggcctatgaccgctacgtAGCCATTTGTCATCCTCTGCGCTACCCGTCCATTGTCACTGAACAGTTCGTCATTAATGCAACCATCTTTATTGTCATCCGCAATCTGCTGGCCACACTACCCACTCCAGTGCTGGCTGCCAGGCTCAACTACTGTGCCAGCAATGTGGTGGAGAATTGTATCTGTGCCAACATTTCTGTAGCAAGACTCTCCTGTGAGGATGTTCACCTAAATAAGCTCTACCAGTTTGTGAGTGTGTGGTGCCTACTGGGTTCTGACCTGGTGCTCATATTGCTATCCTACTGCTTCATCCTGAGGGCTGTGATGCGTCTGCAGTCAGGGGGTGCGGCCACCAAGGCCTTGAGTACTTGTGGTTCCCATCTCATCCTTATACTTTTCTTTTACACACTGCTACTAGTCTTCATCTTCACAAACAAGGCAGGGAAAAAAGTTCCCTCAGAGGTACCTATTCTTCTCAATGTCCTGCATCACCTCATCCCACCAGCCCTCAACCCCATTGTTTATGGGGTACGAACCCAGGAAATCAAGCAGGGGATTATCAAGCTACTCATGTACCAGCATTGA